The DNA window GGCCGCACCAGTTGCACCGCCGCTTGCAGCGGCAAGACCTCGGCCACCCGCTGCAACCACAACGGCATGGCGCTCAAGGGGAAGAAGATGCCGGAGAGAAAGGTCATCGGTGTCAGCACGAGGGTGAAGTAGTAGGTGAAAAAGTCGTACGACTTCGCCAGCGCGTTGACGATGAGTCCGAGCGCCGAAAACATCATGCCCACCAGGGCCAGTAGCGGCAGCACGAGCAGCAAGGTGGGCTGGCGGCTGATACCAAGCAGCGCCACCACCACGACCAAGGCCACACCGCTCATCAGCGCCTTGGTCGCGGCCCACAGCAACTCGCCCAGCAGCACGTCGTCGAGTGTGGTGGGGGTGAGCAGGATGGCGTCCCAGGTTTTTTGCACATGCATGCGCGAGAAGGCGGAATACAGCGCTTCGAAGCTGGCGGAATTCATCACGCTCATGCTCACGGTGCCGGAGGCGAGGAACAGGATGTAGGGCACGCCGTCGACGCTGCCGACCAGCGAACCCACGCCCCAGCCGAACGCAGCCAGCGTCAGCAGCGGCTCGGCGATATTGCCGAGCAAGCTGGGCAGCGCCAGCTTGCGCCACACCAGCGCATTGCGCCGCCACACGGGCCAAAAGCGCCAGCGCGGCATGGCGGGCAGCGCAGCAGCGGCTTGCGGCGGCGGCGTGGTGGCGACGGACATGGATGGATCGTACATGGGCGAATTTGGGGTGTTCAGCCGCGCTTCAATCGCGCAATTGCCTCCCGGTGAGCTTGAGGAAGACGTCTTCCAGATTGGCCGAGCGGTGCAGCACGCGCAAGCCGTCGGCAAGACCCTGCACGGCAGCCAGCACGGGGGCGGCGTCGCGGGCGTAGGCGAACAAGGTATCACCGCTGCGCTCCAGGCGCTGGGCATGCGGCGCCACCAGCGCCTCGGCTTCGTCGACGCGCAAGCCGTACATCTCGATCACCTCGGGCTCCACATGCCGTGCGATGAGTGCCAGCGGTGCGTCCTCGTCCAATTTGCGGCCATGATCCAGCACCAGCAGGCGCTGGCACAGACGCTCGGCTTCGTCCATGAAGTGGGTGGTCAGCAGAATGGACTTGCCCTGCGCCACCAGGCGCTTGAGCCGGTCCCAGATGAGATGGCGCGCCTGTGGATCGAGGCCGGTGGTGGGCTCGTCGAGGAAGACGATGTCGGGATCGTGAATCAGCGCGCGCGCCAGGCTCAGGCGCCGCTTCATGCCACCGGACAACTCGGCGATGCGGGCGCCTGCCTTGCCCTGCAGCGCAGCGAACTCCAGCAGGCTATCGATGCGCGCGCGCATGGCGGCATCGCTCAGGCCGAAGTAGCGGCCGTAGATGACCAGGTTTTCCTCCACCGTGAAATCGGGGTCGAGGCTGTCGTACTGCGTCACCACGCCCACCCGCATGCGTGCCAGGCGGGAGTCGCGCGGGACGGCATGGCCCATCAGCCGCACGCTGCCACCGTCGGGCGCGGCCAAACCCAGGCAGAGGCGGATGGTGGTGGTCTTACCCGCGCCGTTCGGGCCGATGATGCCGTAACACTCTCCGGGGCGAATGCTGAAGCTCAGCTGGCGAACCACGTCCTGTCCGGCGTAGCGCTTGTGCAGGTCTTGCACCGCGAGCAGGGGCGCTTGGGCATCAAGCAGATTTGCTGAGGGCATCGTGGCGTTCGCTGGCATGGCGAAAACTTTGCGGGTCTGACGAGAGGCTGCCCCACGAACGACAAACCCGGCTGGGTCTTGCAGCAAGACCGAGGCCGGGTTTGTGAGCCAGATGACGCCGGAACAGGCGTCGCGCTGACGGGGCTGGCCGGGATTACTCGGCGGCCTTGGCGTCGGCAGCCACGTCAGCGTCGGGACGGTCCACCAGTTCGACATAAGCCATGGGGGCGTTGTCGCCCACGCGATTGCCGAACTTCAGGATGCGGGTGTAGCCGCCCGGACGGGTCTTGTAGCGCTCGCCGAGTTCGCCGAACAGCTTGACCACGGAATCGCGGTCGCGCAGACGGTCGAACGCCAGGCGGCGATTCGCAAGCGTCGGCTTTTTGCCCAGGGTGATGAGGGGCTCGACGACGCGGCGCAATTCCTTGGCCTTGGGCAGCGTCGTTTTGATGGCTTCGTGGGCGATGAGCGAGTTCGCCATATTGCGCAGCATTGCCAGCCGATGGCTGGAGGTGCGGTTGAGTTTGCGCAGACCGTGTCCGTGACGCATGGTGCTTTCCTTTCGTTATGTTGATGAGCCAGCCGGATCAGGTACTGGCTTTGCACGTTGCAGCCTCACACCCGATGGTCGGGCGGAACTGCGGTAAAAATAAAAAGGGACCGGACCGCAAAATCCGTCCCGGTGGCCATCGCGCCGAATCAGTTGGCGCGATTTTCCAGTTCTGCGGGTGGCCAGCTCTCCAGCTTCATGCCCAGGGTGAGGCCGCGCGCAGCCAGCACTTCCTTGATTTCGTTGAGCGACTTGCGTCCCAGATTGGGAGTCTTGAGCAGCTCGGTTTCGCTGCGCTGAATCAGGTCGCCGATGTAATAGATGTTCTCGGCCTTGAGGCAGTTGGCCGAACGCACCGTGAGTTCCAGGTCGTCCACCGGGCGCAGCAGGATGGGGTCGAACTGCTGGGCGCTGGCGGAACCGCCGGACTCCAGCGATTTCTCCGCGCCTTCCAGGCTGGCGAACACCGACAGTTGCTCGACCAAAATACGAGCCGAAGTGCGAATGGCTTCTTCTGCGCTGGTCGAACCGTTGGTCTCGATTTCCATCACCAGCTTGTCCAGATCGGTACGCTGTTCGACGCGTGCGTTTTCCACGGCATAGCTCACGCGGCGGACCGGCGAGAACGAGGCGTCGAGCACGATGCGGCCGATGGTCTTGCCACCTTCGTCGGCATAGCGACGCAGGTTGCCCGGCACATAACCGCGGCCCTTCTCGACCTTGATCTGCATGTCCAGCTTGCCCTGTTGGGACAAGCGTGCAATCACATGCTCGGGGTTGACGATTTCCACGTCATGCGGCGTCTGGATGTCGGCGGCGGTCACCACGCCCTCCCCTTCCTTGCGCAATGACAGCGTGACCTCGTCGCGGTTATGCAGCTTGAACACCACGCCCTTGAGGTTGAGCAGCACGGCGATCACATCTTCCTGCAAGCCATCGACCACGGAGTACTCGTGCAGCACGCCGTTGATGCTCACCTCGGTCGGTGCATAACCAACCAGAGAAGACAACAGCACACGCCGCAGGGCGTTGCCAAGGGTATGGCCATAACCGCGCTCGAAAGGCTCGAGCGTGACCTTGGCGCGCAGAGGACCCAGGGCCTCGACTTGGATGGATTTGGGGCGAAGCAAAGCGGTTTGCATGAATGTCCTTTCAAGACCCTCCGCTCGTTACGCGGATAAGGCTGATGGCTGTGGGATAAAGCAAAAAACGAAGGGGCGCCGATCGCTCCCGATGCACTTCGGGGCAAACCAGGCTGCCGAGCAGCTTGGTCCGCCCCAGAGGATTACGACTTAACGTGAATACAACTCGACGATCAGCGACTCGTTGATGTCGCTGGCGAACTCGTCACGGTCCGGCGTTTTCTTGAACACCGCTTCCATCTTGCTGGTGTCGACCGAAACCCAGGCGGGAAAACCGTTGCCTTCGGCCAGCTTCAACGCGTCCACGACGCGCAACTGCTTCTTGGCCTTCTCGCGCACCGCCACCGTCTGGCCGGGCATGACGCGGGCCGAAGGAATGTCCAGCAATTGACCGTCGACCGTGATGCTGCGGTGACCCACCAGTTGGCGCGCCTCGGCACGAGTGGACGCGAAACCCATGCGATAGACCACCGTGTCCAGGCGCGATTCCAGCAGCGTCAGCAGGTTGACACCCGTGTTGCCACGCATACCCAGCGCTTTTTCGTAGGTGCGGTGAAATTGCTTTTCCAACATACCGTACATGCGCTTGACCTTCTGCTTTTCACGCAGTTGGGTGGCGTAGTCAGACTGACGTGCGCCGGAGGTGCGGCCATGTTGGCCAGGCTTGGTGTCGAACTTGGCCTTGGATTCAATGCCGCGGCGCGCGCTCTTCAGAAAGAGGTCGGAGCCTTCACGGCGGGAGAGTTTGGCCTTGGGGCCGAGGTAACGTGCCACTTGCTATTCCTTTCGATCAACTGCCGCAGCGCTCAGCTGCGGGAGCTTGAGCCCTGAGGGCTCAAGCAGTGGGCTTTGCGGTGGGACACCGCGTGGAGATGAAACATGGATCGGTTGCGATACGACGAAGATCATCAAAAAACGGTCGTACTTGGCGCAGTGGGCTGCGATCTGGGTCAGATGAGGTGGCGGTGGCGATCAGATGCGGCGGCGCTTCGGCGGACGGCAGCCGTTATGCGGAACCGGGGTCACGTCGGCAATCTGAATGACCTTGATGCCAAGGCCATTGAGCGCACGCACAGCCGATTCGCGGCCAGGGCCTGGTCCCTTGATGCGAACTTCGAGTTGCTTGATGCCGCACTCGATGGCCTGACGGCCGGCATTCTCCGCAGCCACCTGGGCGGCAAATGGTGTGGATTTGCGCGAGCCCTTGAAACCCTGCCCACCCGAGGATGCCCACGACAAGGCATTGCCCTGGCGGTCGGTGATGGTGATGATGGTGTTGTTGAACGAGGCATGCACATGCGCAATGCCGTCCGCAACATTCTTGCGAACCTTCTTGCGCGCACGCTGTGCGGAAGCTTGATTGGGGGCTTTAGCCATGACTTAGTCCTTGTGTCCTTATTTTTTCAGTGCAACGCCACCCTTGCGCGGGCCCTTGCGGGTACGTGCATTGGTGCGGGTGCGCTGACCACGGACCGGCAAGCCGCGACGGTGACGCATGCCACGGTAGCAACCCAAGTCCATCAGACGCTTGATGTTGATCGACATCTCGCGGCGCAGATCGCCCTCGATGACGTATTGACCAACCTGCTCGCGAACCTTCTCAAGCTCAGCGTCGGTGATGTCTTTCACCTTGGTCGAATAGGCAAGGCCAGCCGCTTCGCAGATTTTGCGAGCGGTGGTCCGGCCGATGCCATAGATCGCAGTCAGGCCGATTTCGGCGTGCTGATGCGGCGGAATGTTGATACCAGCAATACGGGCCATTTGATTCCTCGATTCAGATTAGGCCGATCAACCCTGACGCTGCTTGTGGCGCGGGTCAGTACAGATCACACGCACCACACCCTTGCGGCGGATGATCTTGCAGTTTCTGCAC is part of the Thiomonas sp. X19 genome and encodes:
- the rpmJ gene encoding 50S ribosomal protein L36 → MKVSASIKKMCRNCKIIRRKGVVRVICTDPRHKQRQG
- a CDS encoding ATP-binding cassette domain-containing protein, with the translated sequence MPANATMPSANLLDAQAPLLAVQDLHKRYAGQDVVRQLSFSIRPGECYGIIGPNGAGKTTTIRLCLGLAAPDGGSVRLMGHAVPRDSRLARMRVGVVTQYDSLDPDFTVEENLVIYGRYFGLSDAAMRARIDSLLEFAALQGKAGARIAELSGGMKRRLSLARALIHDPDIVFLDEPTTGLDPQARHLIWDRLKRLVAQGKSILLTTHFMDEAERLCQRLLVLDHGRKLDEDAPLALIARHVEPEVIEMYGLRVDEAEALVAPHAQRLERSGDTLFAYARDAAPVLAAVQGLADGLRVLHRSANLEDVFLKLTGRQLRD
- the rplQ gene encoding 50S ribosomal protein L17 — its product is MRHGHGLRKLNRTSSHRLAMLRNMANSLIAHEAIKTTLPKAKELRRVVEPLITLGKKPTLANRRLAFDRLRDRDSVVKLFGELGERYKTRPGGYTRILKFGNRVGDNAPMAYVELVDRPDADVAADAKAAE
- the rpsD gene encoding 30S ribosomal protein S4, with the protein product MARYLGPKAKLSRREGSDLFLKSARRGIESKAKFDTKPGQHGRTSGARQSDYATQLREKQKVKRMYGMLEKQFHRTYEKALGMRGNTGVNLLTLLESRLDTVVYRMGFASTRAEARQLVGHRSITVDGQLLDIPSARVMPGQTVAVREKAKKQLRVVDALKLAEGNGFPAWVSVDTSKMEAVFKKTPDRDEFASDINESLIVELYSR
- the rpsK gene encoding 30S ribosomal protein S11 produces the protein MAKAPNQASAQRARKKVRKNVADGIAHVHASFNNTIITITDRQGNALSWASSGGQGFKGSRKSTPFAAQVAAENAGRQAIECGIKQLEVRIKGPGPGRESAVRALNGLGIKVIQIADVTPVPHNGCRPPKRRRI
- the rpsM gene encoding 30S ribosomal protein S13; the protein is MARIAGINIPPHQHAEIGLTAIYGIGRTTARKICEAAGLAYSTKVKDITDAELEKVREQVGQYVIEGDLRREMSINIKRLMDLGCYRGMRHRRGLPVRGQRTRTNARTRKGPRKGGVALKK
- a CDS encoding ABC transporter permease, translated to MSVATTPPPQAAAALPAMPRWRFWPVWRRNALVWRKLALPSLLGNIAEPLLTLAAFGWGVGSLVGSVDGVPYILFLASGTVSMSVMNSASFEALYSAFSRMHVQKTWDAILLTPTTLDDVLLGELLWAATKALMSGVALVVVVALLGISRQPTLLLVLPLLALVGMMFSALGLIVNALAKSYDFFTYYFTLVLTPMTFLSGIFFPLSAMPLWLQRVAEVLPLQAAVQLVRPLFFGHFDTRAGLHLAILLAYLLGGWLLARWLTQRRFAA
- the rpoA gene encoding DNA-directed RNA polymerase subunit alpha — protein: MQTALLRPKSIQVEALGPLRAKVTLEPFERGYGHTLGNALRRVLLSSLVGYAPTEVSINGVLHEYSVVDGLQEDVIAVLLNLKGVVFKLHNRDEVTLSLRKEGEGVVTAADIQTPHDVEIVNPEHVIARLSQQGKLDMQIKVEKGRGYVPGNLRRYADEGGKTIGRIVLDASFSPVRRVSYAVENARVEQRTDLDKLVMEIETNGSTSAEEAIRTSARILVEQLSVFASLEGAEKSLESGGSASAQQFDPILLRPVDDLELTVRSANCLKAENIYYIGDLIQRSETELLKTPNLGRKSLNEIKEVLAARGLTLGMKLESWPPAELENRAN